A window of Synechococcus sp. MEDNS5 contains these coding sequences:
- a CDS encoding nucleoside kinase: MICICGPSAAGKTLFTGLLASALQNAGIQAIVIGCDDYYREHWTPDPLFGFDTVEAIDADSLMDDLSALRSGLLKQRRRYDMGSRAVHWTPLDNEGDVVLLEGAYGPQLLLKRVPPDLLIYLEESLAVRALRRLRRDTRERERTMASVLRQMLKQMIPGERRFIKPLKEEADVVVTRTDRGLTEALVRIIDLCSSKRTH, from the coding sequence TTGATCTGTATCTGCGGGCCCTCTGCAGCAGGAAAAACGCTGTTTACCGGTTTGCTGGCGTCAGCACTTCAGAACGCAGGGATCCAAGCCATCGTGATCGGCTGCGACGACTACTACCGCGAGCACTGGACCCCCGATCCGTTGTTTGGCTTCGACACGGTGGAGGCCATCGATGCCGACAGCCTGATGGACGACTTGAGCGCCCTGCGCTCGGGGCTACTCAAGCAGCGCCGCCGTTACGACATGGGGTCGCGCGCGGTTCACTGGACCCCTCTCGATAACGAGGGCGATGTTGTGCTTCTGGAGGGCGCTTACGGACCTCAGCTGCTTCTCAAGCGCGTCCCTCCCGATCTGCTGATCTACCTGGAGGAGTCACTGGCGGTGAGAGCGCTGCGCCGACTGCGCAGGGACACGCGAGAGCGAGAGCGAACGATGGCATCTGTGCTGAGACAAATGCTCAAGCAGATGATTCCTGGCGAACGGCGCTTCATCAAACCTCTCAAAGAGGAAGCGGATGTCGTGGTGACGCGCACCGATAGAGGCTTGACTGAAGCACTTGTGAGGATCATCGATCTCTGCTCGTCCAAGCGGACGCATTGA
- a CDS encoding MgPME-cyclase complex family protein — MTTYHFVAASERFLTEEEPLEEVLKERRRHYSEEGKDIDFWLIRRPAFLNSPELSAIKTELPAPSAAVVSTDATFITFMKLRLEYVLEGRFEAPSHSIPDPLASLF; from the coding sequence ATGACGACGTATCACTTCGTTGCGGCCAGCGAGCGGTTTCTCACCGAAGAGGAGCCGCTCGAAGAGGTCCTGAAAGAGCGCAGACGTCATTACTCCGAGGAAGGAAAGGACATCGATTTCTGGTTGATTCGCAGACCTGCGTTTCTGAATAGCCCCGAGCTATCGGCGATCAAGACTGAACTACCTGCGCCATCTGCGGCTGTGGTTTCGACTGACGCCACCTTCATCACCTTCATGAAGCTGCGTCTTGAGTATGTCCTGGAAGGCCGTTTTGAAGCTCCGAGTCACAGCATTCCCGATCCACTTGCCTCTTTGTTCTGA
- a CDS encoding pyridoxine 5'-phosphate synthase: MASLGVNIDHIANVRQARRTVEPDPVPMALLAELGGADGITVHLREDRRHIQDRDVELLRQTVRTRLNLEMAATDEMIAIALRVQPDMVTLVPERRVEVTTEGGLDVSSQRVDLTSKISRLQDAGIPVSLFVDPEVGQLEACRDCHARWIELHTGTYAESKWTDQPSELARLTEATGLARSMALRVNAGHGLTYQNVEPIAAIEGMEELNIGHTIVARAVAVGLQQAVREMKALVQNPRRDPLFGSY; this comes from the coding sequence GTGGCCAGCCTCGGGGTCAACATCGACCACATTGCCAACGTGCGCCAAGCACGGCGAACTGTGGAACCGGATCCAGTGCCGATGGCGCTATTGGCTGAGCTTGGTGGAGCCGATGGGATCACGGTTCACCTTCGTGAAGATCGCCGCCATATTCAGGACCGGGATGTGGAACTGTTGCGTCAGACGGTGCGGACCCGCCTGAATCTGGAAATGGCGGCAACCGATGAAATGATCGCCATTGCCCTGCGGGTGCAGCCCGACATGGTCACCTTGGTGCCGGAACGACGCGTGGAGGTCACGACTGAAGGAGGATTGGATGTGAGCAGCCAACGCGTTGACCTCACGTCCAAGATCAGTCGTTTGCAGGACGCTGGAATTCCAGTCAGCCTGTTTGTGGATCCCGAGGTGGGGCAACTTGAGGCCTGCCGTGACTGCCATGCCCGTTGGATTGAGTTACACACCGGCACCTACGCCGAATCCAAGTGGACTGATCAACCGTCTGAACTGGCACGCCTAACCGAAGCCACCGGCTTGGCGCGTTCCATGGCCCTAAGAGTGAATGCGGGCCATGGCCTTACCTATCAAAACGTTGAACCGATTGCGGCCATCGAAGGCATGGAAGAGCTGAATATCGGCCACACGATCGTGGCTAGGGCCGTTGCTGTGGGTCTTCAGCAAGCCGTTCGGGAGATGAAGGCCTTGGTTCAGAATCCCCGTCGGGACCCTCTTTTCGGAAGCTATTGA
- a CDS encoding YraN family protein, which produces MSASSGLWAEARALRLLQRRGWTLLEQRWSCRYGEIDLLLIKPNAMAHRLLAVEVKGRRRCGPDGWGLAAFDARKRQRLALALNSWMSFNPHHALSQLEVVLALVPLPPSRRAVRWLKVPDLGSTDW; this is translated from the coding sequence ATGTCGGCATCATCCGGACTCTGGGCTGAGGCGAGGGCTCTGCGTCTGTTGCAGCGCCGTGGTTGGACACTGCTGGAGCAGCGCTGGTCTTGCCGCTATGGGGAGATCGACCTGCTGCTGATCAAACCGAATGCCATGGCTCATCGATTGCTGGCCGTTGAAGTGAAAGGGCGCCGGCGCTGCGGACCAGATGGTTGGGGGCTTGCCGCTTTTGATGCCCGCAAGCGCCAGCGGTTGGCCCTGGCCCTGAACAGCTGGATGTCCTTCAACCCTCACCATGCTCTCAGTCAGCTCGAAGTGGTTTTGGCCCTGGTTCCCCTTCCTCCAAGTCGTCGTGCTGTGCGCTGGCTCAAAGTGCCTGATCTCGGATCAACCGATTGGTGA
- the rsmA gene encoding 16S rRNA (adenine(1518)-N(6)/adenine(1519)-N(6))-dimethyltransferase RsmA, which produces MSFGGHSPRKRFGQHWLRDERVLDRILEASELGSDDRVLEVGPGRGALTERLLASSAAAVHAVELDRDLVSGLHDRFGGFPQFSLREGDVLEVPLTLPDGQLATKVVANIPYNITGPLLERLIGRLDQPIDPPYQRLVLLVQKEVAERIRARPGASSFSALSVRMQLLAHCSSVCAVPPRCFQPPPKVHSEVIRLDPLPQEQRPDPVTCRRVERLLRQAFQARRKMLRNTLNATQPFSELETITRQAGIDLSQRPQEVAPNAWVELARGLNQADSAASSL; this is translated from the coding sequence ATGAGTTTCGGAGGCCACTCGCCACGCAAGCGTTTCGGGCAGCATTGGTTGCGCGATGAACGGGTGCTGGATCGAATTCTTGAAGCATCCGAACTCGGAAGCGATGACCGCGTCCTGGAGGTCGGTCCTGGGCGTGGAGCTCTCACCGAGAGGCTTCTGGCGTCCTCTGCTGCTGCGGTGCATGCCGTTGAACTGGATCGTGACCTGGTCTCAGGACTGCACGATCGTTTTGGTGGATTCCCGCAGTTTTCTCTTCGCGAAGGAGATGTCCTCGAGGTGCCCCTGACCCTTCCTGATGGTCAGCTGGCCACCAAGGTCGTCGCCAATATTCCTTACAACATCACCGGTCCCCTGCTGGAACGGCTGATCGGCCGGCTGGATCAGCCGATTGATCCTCCCTACCAACGCTTGGTTCTGCTTGTGCAGAAGGAAGTGGCTGAACGCATCCGCGCCAGGCCCGGTGCGAGCAGTTTCAGCGCCCTGAGTGTTCGCATGCAGCTGCTGGCCCATTGCAGCAGCGTTTGTGCAGTCCCTCCCCGTTGTTTTCAACCTCCACCGAAAGTGCATTCGGAGGTGATCCGCCTTGACCCCCTTCCTCAGGAGCAGCGTCCGGACCCTGTCACGTGCCGTCGCGTGGAACGTCTGCTCCGGCAGGCATTTCAGGCGCGCAGGAAAATGCTGCGCAACACCCTTAACGCAACTCAGCCTTTCAGCGAACTGGAGACAATCACACGGCAGGCCGGGATTGATCTAAGTCAGCGTCCGCAAGAGGTGGCCCCCAATGCCTGGGTGGAGCTCGCCAGGGGCTTGAATCAGGCCGACTCCGCTGCGTCCTCTTTATGA